A stretch of the Erinaceus europaeus chromosome 23, mEriEur2.1, whole genome shotgun sequence genome encodes the following:
- the SHC2 gene encoding SHC-transforming protein 2 isoform X2 codes for MGCIEVLRSMRSLDFNTRTQVTREAINRLHEAVPGVRGSWKKKAPNKALASILGRSNLRFAGMSIAISISIDGLNLSVPATRQVIASHHMQSISFASGGDTDMTDYVAYVAKDPVNHRACHILECCEGLAQSVISTVGQAFELRFKQFLHSPPQTLVPSEGLTEPEAAAWGGEDAEHNYYNSVRGKEPPPGGLVDSRLALTQPCARGQGPSPARRDTHGLQWDLDPPGDGYVQADARGPHDYEDHLYVNTQGLDTPETPRPEDSPKKDLFDMRPFEDALKLHERSQVAAGPALIEDQWPSPPTRRAPIAPTEEQLRQEPWYHGQMSRRAAEKLLRVDGDFLVRDSVTNPGQYVLTGMQAGQPKHLLLVDPEGVVRTKDVLFDSISHLIDYHLQNGQPIMAAESELHLRGVVKREP; via the exons ATGGGCTGCATCGAGGTGCTCCGCTCAATGCGCTCCCTGGACTTCAACACTCGCACCCAGGTCACCAG ggagGCCATCAACCGTCTTCACGAGGCCGTGCCTGGTGTGCGGGGCTCCTGGAAGAAGAAG GCCCCCAACAAGGCGCTGGCCTCCATCCTGGGAAGGAGCAATCTGCGTTTTGCTGGCATGAGTATTGCCATCAGCATCTCCATTGATGGGCTCAACCTCTCAGTGCCTGCCACCCGCCAG GTCATTGCCAGCCACCACATGCAGTCCATCTCCTTTGCGTCCGGCGGAGACACG GACATGACTGACTACGTGGCCTACGTGGCCAAGGACCCTGTGAATCATCGAG CCTGCCACATCCTGGAGTGCTGTGAGGGCCTGGCCCAGAGCGTCATCTCCACTGTGGGGCAGGCCTTCGAGCTACGTTTCAAGCAGTTCCTGCACAGCCCCCCTCAGACTCTTGTGCCCTCTGAGGG GCTGACGGAGCCCGAGGCTGCTGCCTGGGGGGGTGAAGACGCGGAGCACAACTACTACAACAGTGTCCGTGGCAAGGAGCCGCCCCCTGGCGGGCTGGTGGACTCACGGCTGGCCCTCACGCAGCCCTGTGCCCGGGGCCAG GGACCATCTCCTGCTCGAAGGGATACCCATGGGCTTCAGTGGGACCTGGACCCCCCAG GGGACGGCTATGTGCAGGCTGATGCCCGAGGCCCCCATGACTACGAGGACCACCTGTATGTCAACACACAGGGCCTGGACACCCCTGAAACCCCGCGGCCTGAGGACAGCCCTAAGAAGGATCTGTTCGACATGC GTCCTTTCGAGGATGCCCTCAAGCTGCACGAGCGCTCCCAGGTGGCTGCAGGCCCTGCTCTCATAGAGGACCAGTGGCCCAGTCCCCCCACCCGCCGGGCACCCATCGCCCCTACAGAGGAGCAGCTGCGGCAGGAGCCCTGGTACCATGGCCAGATGAGCCGGCGGGCGGCCGAGAAGCTGCTTCGGGTGGACGGGGACTTCCTGGTACGCGATAGCGTCACCAACCCAGGCCAGTACGTGCTCACCGGCATGCAGGCCGGCCAGCCCAAGCACCTGCTGCTGGTGGACCCGGAGGGCGTG gtgcggaccaagGATGTGTTGTTCGACAGCATCAGTCACCTGATTGACTATCACCTGCAGAACGGGCAGCCCATCATGGCTGCGGAGAGTGAGCTGCACCTGCGTGGCGTGGTCAAGAGGGAGCCCTGA